A part of Paenibacillus sp. 481 genomic DNA contains:
- a CDS encoding Gfo/Idh/MocA family protein, translating to MKQPRIGIIGLGDIALKAYLPVLSRAEQWSLVGAFTPNEQKRHDVCAQYRMRAYDNIKTLADDCDALFVHSSTATHYEIIKKLIYMGKDVYVDKPLAETLEQAEHLVELSEHLGRKIMVGFNRRFAPCYQRLAEAVPTASWMRIEKHRADNVYAVPHLETMLDDYIHIVDLVRHLGGSQLTWNGQVNVNSEGHLIDAHHVFRTPEGKSILCGMHRRAGMDSERVELVGDKRVVRVNNVTEWTTEENGHSYTEALGSWVSVAKARGFEDAIKHFIHCITHDEQPLTNAREAYESQALVCKLAEQTTVVK from the coding sequence ATGAAACAACCGCGTATCGGTATTATAGGACTTGGCGATATTGCCCTTAAAGCATATTTGCCTGTCTTGTCACGGGCAGAGCAATGGTCGCTTGTGGGTGCATTCACACCGAATGAGCAGAAGCGCCATGATGTATGTGCCCAATATCGCATGCGTGCATACGATAATATCAAGACATTAGCCGACGACTGTGATGCCCTGTTTGTACACAGTTCCACGGCAACGCATTATGAGATCATAAAGAAGCTGATCTATATGGGCAAAGACGTCTATGTGGATAAGCCGTTGGCTGAAACGCTAGAGCAAGCCGAACATTTGGTAGAGCTTAGCGAGCATTTGGGCCGCAAGATTATGGTAGGCTTCAATCGCCGCTTCGCTCCTTGCTATCAACGACTTGCTGAGGCTGTGCCTACAGCGTCTTGGATGCGCATTGAGAAGCATCGCGCTGATAATGTGTATGCGGTGCCTCATTTGGAAACGATGCTGGACGATTATATTCATATCGTGGACTTGGTTCGTCACTTGGGCGGCAGCCAGCTTACGTGGAACGGGCAAGTAAACGTAAATAGCGAAGGTCATCTGATTGATGCCCATCACGTATTCCGTACGCCGGAAGGAAAATCGATTCTGTGCGGCATGCATCGCCGCGCGGGCATGGATTCGGAGCGTGTGGAGCTTGTCGGCGACAAGCGAGTTGTACGCGTGAACAATGTTACGGAATGGACTACCGAGGAAAATGGACATTCCTATACGGAAGCGCTCGGCTCTTGGGTGTCTGTCGCGAAAGCTCGCGGGTTTGAGGATGCGATCAAGCACTTTATCCATTGCATCACACACGATGAACAGCCGCTAACGAATGCTCGCGAAGCATACGAATCGCAGGCGCTCGTGTGCAAGCTTGCAGAACAGACGACTGTAGTTAAATAA